Within the Amyelois transitella isolate CPQ chromosome 3, ilAmyTran1.1, whole genome shotgun sequence genome, the region GCAATTTTGTTTATGCATGATGATTGATTGCCGATAAATTCCATTCAAAAATATTGCTTTTAGAATTAATGACGATATTGAGAGCATCCGGTGCGGTACTGGCAATAGTTCCAGTCAAAGTTAATTTCTATAGCAGGTAGCGTTCCACACACTaggtttataaatacttaatgaatcgtttaaatattttattatttatcaacgTCGATtttttcagctgtttgctttagataatatatattccatcattaagtcatccaACTGAACGTTTCCTTTCAGTGGGTTTGCGTgataaatgtacataactaAATACCCATACTGAAAAATCAGGCTTCCGCGAAAGATTGAGATGAAAtgatagaaaaagaaagattAAGAAAAGAGAGATTAATAAAAGGAAAGAAAGattaagaaaagaaagataaagagaaatatttgtagttttgtatcgaataaaacattcaaatgagaaaagatttgtatttttgtctacactaatattataaagaggaaaactttgtttgtttggttgtaattaataggctcaaaaactactggaccgattttaaaaattctttcaccattcgaaagctacattatccacgagtaacatagactatatataaatagggttccgtaatatatttggatttttcggacacaaactgaaaaaaatcaaccaaaaagttacttattttgcgtacgctgcctaaactacaaaagatagaaccataaaatgttttaattaattgtagatcttataaatatctacaaaaaagtccgcgacacactatacctatctatgtcgagtgaggcacaacaaccgcatttttatttaaaaatcttgaatttttttggtctacatttaaacgcgttttttttactcatgctaataatccttatcaaaataaataatttcatcaataagtacagtttatgtagataatatttggtctttgaatgattaaaattggacgtttggttttgaagttgtgatgaaattaaaatattacgatttctgctgcacggcccgggactgcaggcagaagtgacttttgccgggagcaagacttagttagccgctttgcgggcggtcctttagttagttccaatagagatatacatatttagtatcggctgtgcatccgtgcgaagccggggcgggtcgctagtaacgaataaaacttaaaaatgtattagactgatattaaaaataattggcacaaatatagaatagacctacTGGAGTGACAATCGACTACTTTTATGCTGAAATTTCCCACGGGAGCAAAGCTCCATAGTATATAATCTTTTGTGCGTTTTAATCTTAGTTGCGCATtaggaaaaaaatgttttggttgAAAGCTATCTTTGCTAGATAGTTAAGCCCATTGGTTAAGCCTTTCTGTAATATTAAGTGAATTTTAACTAGGTTCTTCAATTAGTACAACCAAGAGTGAATAAATGTCAATGGCGTACCACTaggaaagagaaaaataaagcaaGATAATTACAATGCAGCGTGGCCTCAACCATGGCAGTGAGGTGCAGGATATTACTGATATTCGTTTATCTCGCCAAGGCTGAAGCAACCGCAACGCACTTCACCGCCTCCATAGAAAACCttagtggtttttttttttatatctaattGATTTCCTACTAagtatctatatacatataataaatctgtagaaaggtcaattctgtacttCTGTAATTGAaaagccagtcgagcctttttggatagtttctgactgctcataaaggcatgcaaagctccattcaccatgttccccgcgttcactctcctttcaatatcactatgacacttgccatctgatgtaaactttgatcccgataactacatatttgcgccttttgaggttttttgcctcatttgaagtaaaacggccttagatttagtaacctgaagatgagacggcgcaagtgtgtcgacacaagtagcatcccacaccaaaggccgccccaatctccagggtaccaaagtcataccatccggtctcttggcatcatcccgagccagaccgatTGGTTACTACCTGTACTACCATTACTTCATTACAATTCTTTACTTAGTCTAGTGTAATGAAGGTAGAACTAACTTGTTTTGCTAATTAGAATCATCTTACCTACTGATTGGTAGAAATAGCAGTTAATTGCTCAGTTATTAACTAAGATACAATTGTTTTTCTTCTAATTGAATGAATAATCCGACTTGTATCGGCAAAATACTTAGTGGCAAGTCATTATTAACGGTTCTTAGAAACACTTATAAAGAAACAAACccaaacttaatatttatactattGACTGTTTTACAAATAGGGTAAGGGCAAAAGATAGATGGACAGCTTAAGGGAAGCAATTGGAAAaactgtgccgaccccgcaTGTAGAGTGGAAAAACGTAACGACAAAGAAGAAGATGGAACAATTTTGACTTATGACTCTGaggtacaataaataaaatggacTATTGAGGGGTATGAAATTTCTGAAACCAAGATTTCTAACAAAGCTTTATACGAAAATACACTTAACCTCAATATATGGTGCGTGAATATTTTACAGGAACATTTTTAGTTGTAAGAACAACTCGTAGTAAGTGCAACCACATTATAcctatacatttatttatttatatgagataAATAGAGAGTTATATGTAACCACTCGGAAACGGAAGCAGCGTCAGGCCTCGTTCTACATCTTAATTGGATAATAAGCGGTTGTAGAAGCGGTAAACGATCTCGTGTGCATACAAACTTTTAATTGTGATTCATTGCTTTTACTTGGCAACCAAAGTTGCTAAGTACATAGGTGAAACCCCAAGCTATCACGCAGGTGCAAGGTACTAACTCAAGAAGTAATAAAAACACCGCATAATGAgatcccaattttttttaacttttagtacttattaataattttctttctattaaattattcacaTTGCGTTTCTTAACTActtattgtatttatgaataatgtaggtacttatatcattaagtatcaaagaaaataactGAGTATATTTAGCAAATTTACCGTTATTTCGGAGAATCCAAAAGAATGTTGATATGAAGAAGTTGCCTTCGCAAGTGACTGTGATAAGATAACAAGCTGTCAGCACAAGACACACGCACACCTCATCCCGAAGTACCTCAATAAAGTGCATGCAAACAAAATCTACCGGAAGTATAGCTAAGGGCCTTTCCAAACGGatactataataattttgtatttcataaCTCGCgactaaattaattaataaacaatcatGAATTTTAATTAGCGAAAAGAGCACGTTGATAAAAACAGCAATTAATTTACTAATGTAACATTATGTTCTAATGTTACgataataaaatcttataacaaataacattcatttatattatcataAGAAGAGACTCTTAAAAACgtgtattaaaatttgtcgttttatatgtataaaaaattggaaaaCCAACTTAGAAATTTAATCAATCCCTAAAATTTGCCTTTGAGTAATATAAAATCCTTCCTTCTGGCTACATTCGTTGTTCTAGTCCCGGACTGTCGTATatgtcgccttatacgacatccgtgaaaaagagatggattggttctattctgaagtgtcgggaacctcattaaaccaaatactTACTTTGATGCAACACTTGATTTTGTCCGCAGGGCCAGCTACTTGGACAGAGAAGTTCCCAGAGGCCCGGGGGGCGCGTCAGAGCCCTGTGGACATTGACACGAGTCTGGCCAGCAGTGGCGGCAGCGCGCCGCCGCTGGACTGGAAGTACTCCGTCAACCACACCCGCTCCGTCGTCAACCCGGGCTACTGTTGGCGAGTTGACGAGAATGGGTACGACTCAggtaattaatattgaatctgattaataacttaaaacatatTGAGATTTTATATAAGGAGAGGAGAATTGCAGAAATAGGTGTTGTAAAGGAAcaattcttattattattttctgatgACATGCGGGGCCAAGTTGTATCTATGTAAGAAAAGAgtactaacaaataaataggtaagtaaTAATGAGTAAGAGTgccttaataataaataaataagtgtcGATAAAGCTAATGAAcctttaaaattgttttaactttGAGATCATGACATTAGTCAATCAAAACATTGTAAATGCAGTGAGGTAGGGACGCCAGCACGAAGCGGAAGTCGGAGTAAGTAGTTCCTCGGCAGTGCATGCGTGTCAATTTGCATTTCCAACCAATCGACGGCCCCTCGCCTCGGTGCTGGTGACTCATTCCACCTCGCCCCTGTCTCACGCTCAAATTATCCGCAATGTTTTTTGCGAAAGTATTACTGAACTGAccgtgaatatttttttttgctatcaAGTTTAAATCTGGACGTGAAAACCGTGGCCTGTCTGATACTGTTACCTTATTTGttcttattatttgtatgaaagATGATATGggagtaaaattaaaacaaaaatgtaggtaactttttttcataatcaaAGATAACCATTGTTATCATTCTTGATACTTACCTTCCTTACCTAATTTACTGCTATAAGAAATAAagcatttttaataagaacGTGTATCAGCCGCACCCGTCACAAAACTCTATATTTCTTGTTATGTAATCTTAAACGTCGCAATTTgtcaatttctttataaatattacacagattaagaaCATAACAATATAATGAATTCATAGATGACGTGACAGAAATTGTAAATTCACGgtagaaaataacaaatagcATAGCCAAGCATTATTGGGATGAAATGCGCAATCGGACGATACTAaagataatacattttttactgCAAGTAGGCTATAAATTATGTCACAATCAACTTTTTAATTGCAGAATTACGTGGAGGTCCTTTAGGCTCTGACGTTTATAAATTGCAACAATGGCACTGCCACTGGGGCGCCGTGAACGGAGAAGGCTCGGAGCACACCGTGGACGGGCGCTCCTTCTCCGGGGAGCTCCACCTGGTGCACTGGAACACCAGCAAGTATCGCAGCTTTACGGAGGCCGCCGGACAAGAAGACGGACTTGCCGTCTTGGGGGTCTTTCTCATGGTAAGATGCCATTTCACTCATTGCGGGTTACCATTGCCAGTTGCATCTTCTCACCTATTTCAATGGGAAGCTCAGTACGGTCAACATTATATATAGACACCATGGCACcagcattttatttgacgCTGTGTTaacgtaattttaaaacaagtcGTGGTTTGCAATTATGTggtataggtacttaaataagTCTCGTcttgaacaaaaaaatttttaacttgATACCAGTTTCAGGGCTTTCTTTCTTGGAAATATTGTAATGACTATTCTCTATATACTTAGTAGGTAAATATCTATTACAGACGCAAATGTGTCAGATAGAAACAATAAGCGTGATAATAGCAATTTCATACAACATTACTTCAAGTATGTGCTTAATCATAATTCGTCAAATAACAATAGGAACGATCGTCAaagacataaatattataaacggcTACAACACGTGAACGAATGACATAGTACCGTATCTACCTACGTTAGTGTCAGTACAGTGACGTTAACTGATGGTAATGTTGATTGTGAGTTTCCGCAACCTGCTcagaaatttacaaaatcatGTAGGATGCGGTCACTACCCGTCAATCCTATAGTGTAGCCCCCGGATAGTCTCCTATCGATAGGATTTGGATAGACTATCAATATTATCGATAGATAGGATTAAGCTGCAGCAGTACCTACCCACGTTGACGACCAATACCGTCTATGGTACCGAAACCatagatatatacctactcgtatgtACTTAAACATCGATTGTGCAAAGCTATCGATACCTTCGACTTTACAAATGATTCCAGTGGTCGACAATCGATGGTTAAAACTATCGATAGATCGGCAACACTATTCGCCAATGATGTACACAGCATTCAGAATTGCTCTCTCGGCCGCCGCCACTTTCTCTCGGTTCGGATTCTAATCGCGGAACATGAACACAATGACAATGTAACTTTGGGCAGACCATTTCACATTAACTACCGAACCAAAACCGACATtgcatatttatgaaaaataccCGCGCTAGTGTGTGAAAATCGGAATATAGATCGTAATTTgctatttactatttattaattaaattatttagtttcaAATATTCCACATCTGTAAACTACTTATTACTCATTCATTATTACTGTACAAGTTATATAGGTAGTAGTAGAAGGTAGTCAGTTTGTATAGCAGGTACTTAGTTACAATtaaaagtaacattttttttaattctcttCCCAGTAAGTACCAATTACGGCaactaataatttttctcAACAAAATAACTACAGATAACATTGGACTTAACCACAGTTTTACGATGCATTGTTAATTGGATTATTGCACATCACCTTACTTTAAACTGGGCAGGTATAAGTGTCGACGTCAACGTAATGGAAGCCTTGCAATTCCCACTGAATCCTTGCAAACTGCACGTCTATGCAGTTACATTTTTATGATACTGTGCACGATAGATGGAAATTATACAATTACATAAAGTAAGAAAAACTTAAAGAGAATAGATGTCACGAAATCGTAATACTATAGCCGTGTATTGTATTCCTTTGTGTAAGTTTGTAGGAAAGAAAGTGATTAAAGAAAGTAgttagtgacaggtcgctagcccatcgcttaaaagaagaaatttatGAGCCTTTaccttgattgactttcaATCTGCGAGAAGAGAAGAAGCTGGTACTCACTAGATATGTTTTTTCCCCTGCTACTATACGAATGATGCATGAAAGCTTGAGCTAAAATAGAAATACCTCATACTTTtctttaaattgtaattttagttACCTACGTAGCATCTGTATTGtctattagtaaaaaaatatacatttttaaatacaaagccctaaaatttacataacaaaCAATGTGACATGAGCATGATAGGCCATGTGCTACCATTTTTCAGTAAAGTGGTAGGGAACTATTGTCTTTTGTGAGGCAGATTTTAATTCATGCgtattgtaattttactaATGTAGTTTACgaacatacatatctatagtctcgtctatatcctttgcgaggtAGAAAAACCAAAGATCTAGAAAagcctagcccatcgcctaaaaggagaattcgaagtttataaacctattccTTAGTAATCTTATACGACATGCATAGAAAagaggagtggtcctgttcttctctttattggtgccgggaaccacaccgcacTTTTACGGTTAtagtttattcgttacgaACAAAACAAGTTCTGataaatttcttattatttattggatACTTCATCTAACAGGACTAAAATTGTATCTTAACTAtgaatattgaatattttcaGTGTGGAAAAAAACACAACGAATTAGACAAAGTGATCAAGCTCCTGCCGTTCATCACCCACAAGGGAGACAAGGTGACCATGTCTGAACCTCTGGACCCCGCCAACCTGCTCCCGCAGCGGCGAGCCTACTGGACCTACCCCGGCTCGCTCACCACGCCGCCCTGCACTGAGTCCGTCACATGGATCCTATTCAAAGACCCCGCACAAGTTTCCGCAGAGCAGGTAAATAACTACTATTAAAATAAGCGTctgaaataaaagtatgttCGAAAATGAGCAAGGATTAAATACAGTATGAACTGGTTGGCTTACTTATATACCGGTTTCCGATGCGCATATATCGTCCTAGGCCCCTCAGTTCATGGCCTACTTAAACGCTTTCGAATCACTTATTCGGAAACACGTACTAGTAAGAAACacgatgaaaaatattttttaagcatACAATATGGTCTGTTACTCAATGCCCGATTACCTACGTAAGCAATGTTTATAATCCGGTTTTTTGTCGATTCAATGACATGTCCTAAAAAATAGGCGAtcgttttttaacaaaaaaaaatgttgagttAACAGTCTCAATTGGTTCGATTTCAGTTGGCGTTAATGCGGAAGCTGAGGTGTGGCGAAGCGTCGTGTGGGGTCGAGGCCATGGAGCTGCTGCACAACTACCGGCCGACGCTGCCGCTCGGCAACCGAGAATTGCGCGACTATGGCGGCAACTAACACATCGCCACAGCCGACTGACTGACTCGCCATGCCGTGGCTACACGTCGCGATGCTCAGCACTCCGCTGCTAGTAGACATACGGCGACACACTCGTGATGTCGATATGCACATCTCGATTTGCGAGTTATAGTTCTACACTTGCAAAGATACTGTTGTCCGTGTGTCCTGCATATTTCTTAGTACTTACAAGCGCATGATTAAGAATGAAGACTTGAGTAGTCATAAACATTCAGTGAGATTATCAATATACTACACATCGTTAGCCAGATATGATAAGCGGATGAGCCGTCTGTTATGAATCAGGATTATATATTAACCAGAGAATCGGTGTAACATAAGTGCCTTGAGCGTTTGGCTTAAAGTGTTGAAAGAACAACTTTGTACCTAACTAATTACTTGAAAATTGATACCATTCAACTTACGATACTTATATCAatggttttaattatttattaggtaaataagtcataaataataaagtattttaatccGGGTGTTCCTAGGATaaattagatttgatattaaatacctaataacgtaaaattgttatttataaaaagtttattctataaaattttaaactttaatttaccTTAAGAGATAGTACCTAGAAATCGACCTGAGTATTAACGAAATGTTCCTAGTAATGTGCATAGCACAGCCATTGTTTTATTGGCCCAAAAAAGcacatataaaatttgaaagtgGGTTGCTATAAATGAACCACTAGGAACATTAAAATGAGTACCTATGCCAATTGTCGCCTCAGTAAGCgatattttcaattcaatatgCGGATATTTTGTAGCTTGTAAATAAATGGGGTCGTGCAAATATAATGAAAGGTATCTTTTCATTCTAGGGTTTTCGGATAGGAATATTGGTATTGACAAAGATTTATGTGCCTTGtggtaaaaaattaatatttattttaaagatatgcAAACACCAAAAcgtctaaattaaaattatacagcattgtaaaataaagaataacgCTTAGCTTTTTGCTGCAAACATAGCCGGTCCTATAAGCAAATACCTTTTATTAACTCCTGTATATAATggataaacaacaaaaattagTGCGAAACAAATACCAGACGCGATTGGTAGTGAGAGTATCTGTTTTACTTAACTACAAagaacattataatttttaatttcgagaTCTTAGGTATAGTTAGTAAGTGCCTCGAATAGTAACGTATTACTCGCAATGGCGCAGTTATGTTAACTGTGTTTATTGTAAAACGATCTATCAATAACATATTGtctgttaataatttaatgaaaatttgttaTGCTTATTTATAACGTTACTAATATACAGAAATACATGATTGAAAATAGTTGCCTTTTTACTTATCTGTAGGTATCCTCACTTTGCTTTCTTCCCTTTTTATTTCGAAACACTAGCGATCCGCCCtagcttcgcacgggtgcaaagctgatactaaaatatattacagaaCGTCTTTGTATTCTCCACTTGCCcttgaattttaaatgtagGCATGAAACCACGCTCAACGATATGCTAACTCTTGAAAGAGGTCATTTGAACCGGCTGGCTGGATCCACCACAACCGCGAtgtctttactttttaaatctgcctcatcttcaaaaatattcatttaaattacatgCTGTAAGGGGCAATATTATTCCATTTTAAAGCAAAATATACTTAAGGTAATTAATAAGACAAGGATTTATGCTGTATTGCTTATAATCGCTTCGTAAATAAGCCATTTTATCtcgttaaaagtaaaaaaaaattgattattgTGGGTTATCCCTAAGAGATAAACATATACAATCGCGAATTTTTTGTAGACCTTTTTCAAGTATACTTTATAATTTAGTGCATTATTTTGATCTATAGCGTTTGCAATGCAAGTGCACAAAAATGAGTTCATTTAGTAATCTTAAAATTATCAGTGgttctttaatatattaagcatgttattatacatataaaccttccttcTGAATCACtctatttcttaaaaaaagaccgcatcaaaatccgttgtgtagttataaagatataagcatacatacaggcGAGGGAAGCGACTTAGCTTTATACTATATAATGATTACACGCGTGTCCATAATGATAgacaaaatttatgtttttgaatCAATAGGTATACGACTCTGTTCCGCAAGTTTTAATAGTGCATATGAAGAAATAAGAACAAACAGATTTAACATTCCATCCAATTAGCACGctctattttgttttcttcatATTTATTGGAATTTGATTGATATACACTTGTTTGTTTACGAAATGATAcaagttgtatttttaatagatacaTCTATTTCAGACTGAATCTTACAAAGTTTTAATAGTTGTAGTTTtcatttcacatttattttgtaaagttaaattgaaaatatacaCTCATAAATATGTTGAACAGTAATATGCTCAGGTTAATGTCATTGTTATATTCAAGCTTTGACTagattacctacatataaaagCAATTAATGTGTCATTTAATTGAATAATCTCaaaatcataatataatacttcCTTAAATTACTGTCAATTTAGTAAGACTATTTAtgaaaaagcaaaaatatatctatgtataagcTAAAGGAGAGAATAAAGAACatcaaatttcaatattcaCACAGTACACACAATGTCATATATgcgcattaaaattattaaaatagaacAATAATTGTAATACGTTCTTCCAAAATAGAAAAGCTTTGAGGTTTTTCCacaagaattattttttgacatttcTTGCGCATTTAGTATTATAATAGACAGTTATAAATAACAAGTACTAACAGTTTACaacttaatttcattaaattattatcttttaaaaaataaaaagaagatacGTACTTTTATTTGCTCTATCTGCGCACATTATTGTTCGGCAATAGCCCCACAAGATTAAATCACAAAGTAACatagaaaatgttaaaacGATGGGACTTCTATTagttattacaaaatacaaaagcgTTATAGAGACAGAACTCGAAAtatcacaaattatttaaatcttcgcacaataatataatgttgGTAGTAGAAGAATACATTTTTcaagtgtttatttttatgctacATAGGTGTGGCGCCCTAGAAAGTGGCGATCTTGTTATTTATGAAAGTTatcattcaaatatttttgtgcaCCTAAAACCTACAGCATTTTTGGTTTAGGGAAAATTTGCTGAGTCAAATGTTTATTAGTATGAAAACTGGCTCTCGGGGTTACCTGCCTGCCCAAAATGTCCGGTCTATCCagtttttgttattctttttatatcgtAGGATCGAGACTCACGAGGGATAACAGTTCACACAAAAGCCAATAAGCCAATTCAGTAATAGGTGACCAAAGTTctgaaatatgtaggtacccattatattatatctccaaaaacaaaatttaatacttttaaccTAAATGTTAGGCTAGTCGCAGGTCTGTCCGGTCATTACGTAAACGGCAACTCTATCTCTAAGATAAGGAAAATAGGAAAACTTTAACGACCAcacaagaaatattttataactttggaATTTAATTGAATGGTTTACGAACTAGTATGTATAAAACTCTGCTGTTAATTAGTGACTGATTGACAGACAagaacaacaacaaacaaaataatttcaagtttCTAGACTTGAAATTTGCCATATATGGGCTAGGGATACACTAAGAAAGtattttccgaaattcccagataaagttaaaattaactaGAAACACCATACTATTGAATATTGCGTAATTGCCGCTCTAAATATTCatatcttttttcttaatCTGTGATGCACATTATCAGGTTAAACACACGCCCTGGCTGTTTCGttctttttgtttctgtttatCTTCACTTTACAATATAATGAAGTGGTAAACAtttataactaaatttattatcaatcaaataaaaacaagtaaaGAGGGCAAGATTTCAATAATCACCTAACTAAACAGCCATAACAGGATTTCCaggaaatagaaaataaaaaaaataaattacgtcACTTAATGCAAATATTTTGGCAGGGCAGTATAAAGAGACTTCAAAATTCTACCTTTTGCTTTGCTATGACTGCACAgtcaaaatcaaaactttttactAGGTTGTGAAATCTTATTCCCTCGTTGTTCATTATGTAAATGAATGGCAAAAATTTTACCATTGaagaattacaaaatatttactattacagcagtgatataataataacaatatgaaaatatattttttttacaaggtGGGATAAACAAACACTACTTATAGGCGGCTAAAATTTGATGAGATCTTCACCAGATGTTTGAGGTCGCTTGTCTTCTGTATTGGGTACTTCTAGATTTTTTGGCGATACTTTACGTCGAGGGGGTACAGGAGCTTCGTCTAAGATACCGGTGGTACCCAGGAATTTGCTTTGCTCTGTTATCATTTTGCCGACATGATCCGAGTCATATCGCACACTCATCGGCGACGATTTCTTTCTAACGGGCGGACTCGGTGCTGCGCGGGAAAATGCTGGACGGTTGTCAAATATTGACGGATCTACGTGATTTGAACTAGCAGAAAATAAAGCCGACGTCTTACTTCGCTCTAGAGCGAAGTTGTTACTTGACGCAACTTTTTCGGGAGCAGTATTTTTGTCGTCAGTGAAGAATGTAGCTTTTTTAGACTCTTTGCGAAAGTGGCGATTAGTTTGTACATCTGATTTGCTTCGTTCTAGAGTAAACCCATTAGTGTGGAGGTGGCAGCTGAAGGAGCTGGTGTTGACAGTACAGGCGGCCGCTGTAGAGAAAGGCACGGAGGGAGCCCAAAGGCAAGCGCCTTCATTCCTTGGAACTAGCAGTAATGGATCCTGTAATATGAACAATagcacattaaaataattaaaatttcaaaagtaaCTCAATAGGAACAGCAGTCTGTGGGCTTTCAGTTATTCCAAGTTAGGTATATGAAAATTGTGAAGGaaattgtttacaaaaacaCAATGTATTTGTAAACCCATcatctaaaaattatttattt harbors:
- the LOC106138203 gene encoding carbonic anhydrase 2 gives rise to the protein MADDWGYTGENGPATWTEKFPEARGARQSPVDIDTSLASSGGSAPPLDWKYSVNHTRSVVNPGYCWRVDENGYDSELRGGPLGSDVYKLQQWHCHWGAVNGEGSEHTVDGRSFSGELHLVHWNTSKYRSFTEAAGQEDGLAVLGVFLMCGKKHNELDKVIKLLPFITHKGDKVTMSEPLDPANLLPQRRAYWTYPGSLTTPPCTESVTWILFKDPAQVSAEQLALMRKLRCGEASCGVEAMELLHNYRPTLPLGNRELRDYGGN
- the LOC106138160 gene encoding uncharacterized protein LOC106138160 — its product is MIVTFYYFPQMKCNVRELAHMSDQPCVIEGRLNYKKISNGGYRNQAVFKERWFRLINNYLFYFKISEMGKFDTKHPAGMFVMENSSIQMEHGQNIPFSFSISFIDEPEKRHLFAARAEDNVVQWVVKLRECSYEYLRNQLHTLQSKIFSITGKDPLLLVPRNEGACLWAPSVPFSTAAACTVNTSSFSCHLHTNGFTLERSKSDVQTNRHFRKESKKATFFTDDKNTAPEKVASSNNFALERSKTSALFSASSNHVDPSIFDNRPAFSRAAPSPPVRKKSSPMSVRYDSDHVGKMITEQSKFLGTTGILDEAPVPPRRKVSPKNLEVPNTEDKRPQTSGEDLIKF